The following coding sequences are from one Carassius gibelio isolate Cgi1373 ecotype wild population from Czech Republic chromosome B7, carGib1.2-hapl.c, whole genome shotgun sequence window:
- the cth1 gene encoding cysteine three histidine 1, whose product MFENSQDDLFLFPTDSLNEAFFPEEGLGSGSLSLAKALLPLVDSPSPPMTPWLCSTRYKTELCSRYAETGTCKYAECCQFAHGLHDLHVPSCHPKYKTELCRTYHTAGYCVYGTRCLFVHNLKEQRPVRQRRRSVPCRTFRAFGVCPFGNRCHFLHVGGSSESDGGEEERTWQPTSQSQEWKPRGALCHTFSAFGFCLYGTRCRFQHGLPNSIKGVNSAHTSWPHQMTNGGSLSPASDICSSPSPPSSSPPSALASPVYPDGSGPVTPPSVAVANNAFTFSSQHLNDLLLPLALRLQQLENTATAGPQDAVDKMMTR is encoded by the exons ATGTTTGAG AACAGTCAAGATGACCTGTTTCTGTTCCCCACTGATAGCCTGAATGAGGCTTTCTTCCCTGAGGAGGGTTTAGGCAGTGGGAGCTTGTCCCTTGCCAAGGCCTTGCTTCCCCTGGTTGACTCCCCATCACCCCCGATGACGCCTTGGCTCTGCTCCACCCGTTACAAGACAGAACTGTGCAGCCGTTATGCTGAGACGGGTACCTGCAAGTATGCCGAATGCTGCCAGTTTGCCCATGGACTCCATGACCTCCATGTACCCTCCTGTCATCCCAAGTACAAAACCGAGCTGTGCCGTACCTACCACACTGCTGGCTACTGTGTCTATGGCACACGGTGTCTCTTCGTGCACAACCTTAAAGAGCAGAGGCCTGTTCGTCAACGACGCAGGAGTGTGCCTTGCCGTACCTTTCGTGCGTTTGGGGTCTGCCCCTTCGGGAACCGATGCCACTTTTTGCATGTTGGGGGCAGTTCAGAATCAGATGGTGGGGAGGAAGAGCGAACCTGGCAACCTACGTCACAGTCACAAGAGTGGAAGCCTCGTGGTGCCCTCTGTCACACCTTCAGTGCTTTTGGTTTCTGTCTCTATGGCACCCGTTGTCGCTTCCAACATGGGCTTCCCAACTCGATCAAAGGTGTCAACTCAGCCCACACATCCTGGCCTCATCAGATGACCAATGGGGGATCTCTTTCACCTGCCTCGGACATATGCTCTTCACCATCTCCACCATCCTCATCCCCTCCATCTGCGTTGGCTTCACCGGTGTACCCTGATGGTTCTGGTCCAGTCACCCCACCATCGGTAGCAGTAGCCAACAATGCTTTCACCTTCAGCAGCCAACATCTGAACGACCTTCTGCTCCCCCTGGCCCTCCGGCTCCAGCAGCTGGAGAACACTGCCACTGCTGGTCCTCAAGATGCTGTGGATAAGATGATGACAAGATGA
- the mta2 gene encoding metastasis-associated protein MTA2, translating to MAANMYRVGDYVYFENSSSNPYLIRRIEELNKTANGNVEAKVVCLFRRRDISTNLNTLADSNARDFEEESKQPSMSEQQKHQLKHRELFLSRQFESLPATHIRGKCNVTLLNETDVLTGYLEREDCFFYSLVFDPVQKTLLADQGEIRVGSKYQAEIPDKLAEVDLDNRVQEKLETKVWDPNNQLKDPQIDQFLVVARAVGTFARALDCSSSIRQPSLHMSAAAASRDITLFHAMDTLQKNGYDLAKAMSTLVPQGGPVLCRDEMEEWSASEAMLFEEALEKYGKDFNDIRQDFLPWKSLASVVQFYYMWKTTDRYIQQKRLKAAEADSKLKQVYIPTYTKPNPNQINAPGSKPGMNGATGYQKGLSCESCHTAQSQQWYAWGPPNMQCRLCSSCWIYWKKYGGLKTPTQLEGATRTGSDAAPRGHMTRQEVQGMSPFTSSAGRAKLLAKNRQTFILQTTKLTRIARRVCQDILQSRRAARRPYASINANAVKAECMIRLPKAAKSAVKNRLIPRPSLISIVKELAVQAPLKLKAPRGAPTPINRNQVNQPRSASALLGKRPFDNAGGNSLSTNGRPFALGIRAATQSVIKRQKVSQGDAPNPVVFVATKDTRALRKHLTQAEMRRVARKPHLPVRIKLPVPPRPLPIPIIPSSTSEPIVLED from the exons ATGGCGGCCAACATGTACCGAGTTGGAG ATTATGTGTATTTTGAAAACTCCTCCAGTAACCCGTATCTGATTCGACGAATAGAAGAACTCAACAAG ACTGCCAATGGAAATGTAGAAGCCAAGGTGGTCTGTCTCTTCAGGCGGAGGGATATATCCACCAACCTGAACACTCTGGCTGATAGCAATGCAA GAGACTTTGAAGAGGAGTCCAAGCAGCCTTCAATGTCGGAACAGCAGAAACACCAGCTCAAGCATAGAGAACTGTTCCTGTCTCGACAGTTTGAGTCTCTCCCGGCCACACACATACG AGGAAAATGCAACGTCAcacttctgaatgaaactgatGTTTTAACTGGCTACCTAGAGAGAGAG GACTGCTTCTTCTACTCTCTGGTGTTTGACCCAGTGCAGAAGACTCTGCTGGCTGACCAGGGCGAGATCAGGGTGGGATCCAAATACCAGGCAGAGATCCCTGACAAACTGGCTGAAG TGGATTTAGACAATCGAGTGCAGGAGAAGCTTGAGACAAAGGTTTGGGATCCTAATAACCAGTTGAAGGATCCCCAGATAGACCAGTTCCTGGTGGTGGCACG GGCTGTTGGCACTTTTGCACGTGCACTAGACTGCAGCAGTTCAATCCGCCAACCCAGTCTGCACATGAGTGCAGCGGCAGCATCTAGAGACATCACGCTG TTCCACGCCATGGACACTCTGCAGAAGAACGGCTATGATCTCGCCAAGGCCATGTCGACACTGGTGCCTCAGGGTGGCCCGGTGCTGTGCAGGGACGAGATGGAAGAGTGGAGCGCCTCTGAAGCCATGCTGTTTGAGGAGGCTCTGGAGAAATACGGCAAAGACTTCAATGACATTCGCCAAGACTTT TTGCCCTGGAAGTCATTAGCTAGTGTGGTCCAGTTCTACTACATGTGGAAGACTACTGATCGTTACATCCAGCAg AAAAGACTAAAGGCAGCAGAGGCTGACAGCAAGCTGAAGCAGGTGTACATCCCCACCTA CACCAAACCCAACCCCAACCAGATCAATGCACCTGGAAGTAAACCTGGCATGAATGGAGCCACTGGCTACCAGAAAGGCCTCAGTTGTGAAAGTTGCCACA CTGCTCAGTCCCAGCAGTGGTACGCATGGGGACCTCCCAACATGCAGTGCCGACTATGTTCATCCTGTTGGATTTACTGGAAGAAGTATGGTGGTCTTAAGACCCCTACTCAACTAGAGGGTGCAACAAGAACTGGCTCA GATGCAGCTCCACGTGGTCACATGACTCGCCAGGAGGTTCAGGGCATGTCCCCGTTTACCAGCAGCGCAGGGAGAGCTAAACTTCTGGCTAAAAATCGGCAGACCTTCATCCTGCAGACCACTAAACTCACTCGAATCGCCCGTCGGGTGTGCCAGGACATCCTGCAGTCCCGCCGAGCAGCTCGACGCCCCTACGCTTCCATCAATGCCAATGCTGTCAAAGCAGAGT gtATGATAAGACTTCCTAAAGCAGCAAAGAGTGCTGTGAAGAACCGCCTTATTCCTCGACCATCCCTCATCAGTATAGTTAAAGAATTGG CTGTTCAAGCTCCTTTGAAACTCAAAGCCCCTCGAGGTGCTCCAACCCCTATCAACCGTAACCAGGTTAACCAGCCTCGGAGCGCGTCCGCCCTACTGGGCAAGAGGCCCTTCGACAAT GCTGGAGGTAATTCTTTGTCCACCAATGGAAGACCGTTCGCATTGGGAATAAGAGCAGCCACCCAGTCTGTCATTAAGAGGCAGAAGGTCAGTCAAGGAGATGCTCCGAACCCAGTGGTGTTTGTGGCTACAAAAGACACCAG AGCCCTGAGGAAACACCTCACTCAGGCCGAGATGAGGCGGGTGGCCAGAAAACCACACCTCCCGGTCAGAATCAAACTTCCTGTGCCGCCCCGGCCACTTCCCATACCCATCATACCCTCCAGCACCAGCGAGCCAATCGTGTTGGAGGACTGA
- the eml3 gene encoding echinoderm microtubule-associated protein-like 3 isoform X2, translating into MDGSTNSLDDVSAEGSTEFPDRLSLMEVRLQAQEDEITLLKSSLADALRKLRLHDQQIPLIKQQLIAVNPAAARVLNQSCYVDGFSKPCRLSSSSLDGFHHTSNRVRRNSEKSRDSQEKTKQRLSKKAASSTNLLTRSPSLESRAKDLISSTGSQGSRRGTQSQSIKMFIRGRPITMYIPSNILNYEELRMDLPSQKLDLDWVYGYRGRDCRANLYLLPSGEAVYFIACVVVLYHISNQTQRHYQKHTDCVRCLAIHPDKVRVASGQTAGVDKDGKPLQPFVHIWDSKTLVTLQQIGLGTFERGVGGLAFSSSDAGTLLCVIDDSNEHMLSVWDWNKNIKHLEVKSTNEAVLAVDFSPTDTNNIISCGKSHVYFWTMSAGTLTKKQGIFGKYKKPKFVLCFVFSLTGDVLTGDSEGNILTWGKSAADTKTLGKGAKETFQIMKQTRAHEGSVFAMCILQGGGILSGGGKDRKVIRWSADLAPERECEIPEKFGAVRTIADVDGEELLVGTTRNAILRGTFSDGFVAIVQGHVDEMWGLATHPTQNIFLTCGNDRQVCVWNAEDHKLDWCTTLEESGLCADFSPNGAVVSVGLSTGRWVVLDLQTKEVVSDLTDGNEQLSVMRYSPDGSFLAVGSHDNFIYIYNVTEGGRRYTRFGKCTGHSSFITHLDWSKDGKYIMSNSGDYEILYWDIASGCKLLRNRFESKDREWASYTCVLGFHVMGVWLEGSDGTDINALCRSHSESMVAVADDFCKVHLFQYPCPKPKAPSYKYEGHGSHVTNVRFTHNDSHLLSMGGKDTCILQWRVKGAGTGDHYKEHLASSSSVCSSSSSPVNGT; encoded by the exons atGATGTGTCTGCAGAAGGCAGCACAGAGTTTCCTGACAGGCTATCTTTAATGGAGGTGCGCCTCCAAGCACAGGAGGATGAGATAACGCTACTGAAGTCCTCATTGGCCGATGCCCTGCGTAAACTCCGCCTCCATGACCAACAGATACCCCTGATTAAACAGCAGTTGATTGCTG TGAACCCTGCTGCGGCCCGAGTGTTAAATCAGTCCTGTTATGTGGATGGATTCTCTAAACCTTGCAGACTGTCTTCAAGCTCTCTTGATGGATTTCACCACACATCCAACAG GGTGAGGAGGAACAGTGAGAAAAGCAGAGACTCCCAAGAAAAGACCAAACAGCGGCTTTCTAAGAAAGCGGCCTCTTCTACAAACTTACTCACACGATCCCCAAGTCTGGAGAG CCGGGCAAAAGACCTCATCTCCAGTACAG GATCTCAGGGGTCCAGGAGAGGAACTCAGA GTCAGTCAATCAAGATGTTCATCCGTGGACGACCAATCACCATGTACATTCCTTCCAACATTCTAAACTACGAGGAGCTGAGAATGGATCTCCCCTCACAGAAACTGGATCTGGATTGGGt CTATGGTTACCGGGGACGGGACTGTCGAGCGAACCTTTACCTGTTGCCGTCTGGAGAAgcagtttattttattgcatgtgTGGTGGTTCTGTATCATATCAGCAACCAAACGCAAAGACATTACCAGAAACACACAGACTGCGTCAGATG TCTTGCCATCCACCCAGACAAGGTGCGTGTAGCATCCGGACAGACAGCGGGAGTAGACAAAGATGGCAAG CCTCTTCAGCCCTTTGTGCACATCTGGGACTCCAAAACGCTAGTGACACTGCAACAGATCGGCCTCGGCACATTTGAGCGAGGTGTCGGAGGCCTAGCATTTTCCAGTTCA gatGCTGGTACATTACTGTGTGTGATTGACGATTCCAATGAACACATGCTTTCTGTGTGGGACTGGAATAAAAACATAAAGCATCTTGAAGTTAAG agcacTAATGAGGCAGTTCTGGCTGTGGACTTCAGCCCAACAGACACCAACAACATCATCTCCTGTGGCAAGTCCCACGTCTACTTCTGGACCATGAGCGCTGGCACACTGACCAAGAAACAGGGCATCTTTGGA aaatacaAAAAGCCCAAGTTCGTCCTGTGCTTCGTGTTCAGTCTTACGGGTGACGTGTTGACTGGAGACTCTGAGGGGAACATTCTCACATGGGGAAAATCAGCTGCTGATACCAAAACTTTAGGAAAAGGAGCAAAGG AGACATTTCAGATCATGAAGCAGACGCGTGCTCACGAGGGCAGTGTTTTCGCTATGTGCATCCTGCAGGGTGGAGGTATACTCAGCGGTGGCGGCAAGGACCGCAAGGTCATCCGCTGGAGTGCAGACCTGGCACCTGAAAGAGAGTGTGAG ATTCCTGAGAAATTTGGTGCAGTTCGCACTATTGCGGATGTAGATGGAGAAGAACTGCTCGTTGGCACAACACGAAATGCAATCCTAAGAGGAACATTTTCGGATGGGTTTGTGGCCATTGTACAG GGTCATGTGGATGAAATGTGGGGTCTGGCCACACACCCCACTCAGAACATATTTCTTACATGTGGAAATGACcgacaagtgtgtgtgtggaatgcAGAGGACCACAAACTGGACTGGTGCACAACACTAGAG GAATCTGGCCTGTGTGCTGATTTCAGCCCAAATGGAGCGGTTGTCTCTGTTGGGCTGAGTACTGGAAG ATGGGTTGTACTGGATCTGCAAACCAAAGAAGTGGTGTCAGACCTGACTGATGGCAACGAGCAGCTGTCCGTAATGAGATACTCACCAG ATGGCAGCTTTTTGGCAGTTGGTTCCCATGACAACTTCATCTACATTTACAACGTCACTGAGGGTGGCCGGCGCTATACACGATTCGGAAAGTGCACA GGGCACTCCAGTTTCATTACTCACCTCGACTGGTCCAAAGATGGAAAATACATCATGTCCAACTCTGGAGATTATGAAATTCTATACT GGGATATTGCAAGTGGCTGTAAGCTGTTGAGGAACCGGTTTGAGAGTAAAGATCGAGAGTGGGCATCCTATACCTGTGTGCTTGGATTCCATGTCATGG GTGTGTGGCTCGAGGGATCAGATGGGACAGACATCAATGCCTTGTGTCGATCACACAGTGAGAGTATGGTGGCAGTTGCTGATGACTTCTGTAAGGTTCATTTGTTCCAGTATCCATGTCCCAAACCAAAG GCTCCAAGTTATAAGTACGAGGGTCATGGCAGTCATGTGACTAATGTTCGTTTCACACATAATGACAGTCACCTTCTGTCAATGGGCGGCAAAGACACCTGCATCCTCCAGTGGCGTGTTAAAGGGGCAGGGACTGGAGACCATTACAAAGAACATCTAGCTTCTTCCTCTTCTGTCTGCTCTTCTTCTAGCTCTCCAGTGAATGGAACATAG
- the eml3 gene encoding echinoderm microtubule-associated protein-like 3 isoform X1 produces the protein MDGSTNSLDDVSAEGSTEFPDRLSLMEVRLQAQEDEITLLKSSLADALRKLRLHDQQIPLIKQQLIAVNPAAARVLNQSCYVDGFSKPCRLSSSSLDGFHHTSNSHISNTAENGEGGAKTISNHKPSTCDRCAQTEPWIPNHETVPLALTRAVQSLSLEDALPESIPFADETPIKLRREEEDADEVERGKDQTWSSIVEDTIQPTTVRTLQKQQSKGSEDSQGSCPQTPTSSSPAPPKEPTSNPHGGPLSPIREGEKMLVRRNSEKSRDSQEKTKQRLSKKAASSTNLLTRSPSLESRAKDLISSTGSQGSRRGTQSQSIKMFIRGRPITMYIPSNILNYEELRMDLPSQKLDLDWVYGYRGRDCRANLYLLPSGEAVYFIACVVVLYHISNQTQRHYQKHTDCVRCLAIHPDKVRVASGQTAGVDKDGKPLQPFVHIWDSKTLVTLQQIGLGTFERGVGGLAFSSSDAGTLLCVIDDSNEHMLSVWDWNKNIKHLEVKSTNEAVLAVDFSPTDTNNIISCGKSHVYFWTMSAGTLTKKQGIFGKYKKPKFVLCFVFSLTGDVLTGDSEGNILTWGKSAADTKTLGKGAKETFQIMKQTRAHEGSVFAMCILQGGGILSGGGKDRKVIRWSADLAPERECEIPEKFGAVRTIADVDGEELLVGTTRNAILRGTFSDGFVAIVQGHVDEMWGLATHPTQNIFLTCGNDRQVCVWNAEDHKLDWCTTLEESGLCADFSPNGAVVSVGLSTGRWVVLDLQTKEVVSDLTDGNEQLSVMRYSPDGSFLAVGSHDNFIYIYNVTEGGRRYTRFGKCTGHSSFITHLDWSKDGKYIMSNSGDYEILYWDIASGCKLLRNRFESKDREWASYTCVLGFHVMGVWLEGSDGTDINALCRSHSESMVAVADDFCKVHLFQYPCPKPKAPSYKYEGHGSHVTNVRFTHNDSHLLSMGGKDTCILQWRVKGAGTGDHYKEHLASSSSVCSSSSSPVNGT, from the exons atGATGTGTCTGCAGAAGGCAGCACAGAGTTTCCTGACAGGCTATCTTTAATGGAGGTGCGCCTCCAAGCACAGGAGGATGAGATAACGCTACTGAAGTCCTCATTGGCCGATGCCCTGCGTAAACTCCGCCTCCATGACCAACAGATACCCCTGATTAAACAGCAGTTGATTGCTG TGAACCCTGCTGCGGCCCGAGTGTTAAATCAGTCCTGTTATGTGGATGGATTCTCTAAACCTTGCAGACTGTCTTCAAGCTCTCTTGATGGATTTCACCACACATCCAACAG CCATATCTCAAACACAGCTGAAAACGGGGAGGGCGGGGCTAAAACCATTTCCAACCACAAACCGAGCACTTGTGACAGGTGCGCTCAGACTGAACCGTGGATCCCAAATCACGAGACTGTCCCGCTGGCCCTGACACGGGCCGTCCAGAGTCTCTCCCTGGAGGATGCATTACCAGAAAGCATCCCGTTTGCTGATGAAACCCCGATCAAGCTCCGCAGAGAGGAGGAAGATGCCGATGAAGTCGAGAGGGGGAAGGACCAAACCTGGAGCTCCATAGTAGAAGACACCATCCAGCCCACAACAGTCAGAACCCTTCAGAAACAACAGAGCAAAGGCAGCGAGGACAGCCAGGGCTCATGCCCTCAAACCCCAACATCCTCCTCGCCTGCACCCCCAAAAGAGCCGACGTCCAACCCACACGGAGGCCCACTCTCCCCCATTCGGGAGGGAGAGAAAATGCT GGTGAGGAGGAACAGTGAGAAAAGCAGAGACTCCCAAGAAAAGACCAAACAGCGGCTTTCTAAGAAAGCGGCCTCTTCTACAAACTTACTCACACGATCCCCAAGTCTGGAGAG CCGGGCAAAAGACCTCATCTCCAGTACAG GATCTCAGGGGTCCAGGAGAGGAACTCAGA GTCAGTCAATCAAGATGTTCATCCGTGGACGACCAATCACCATGTACATTCCTTCCAACATTCTAAACTACGAGGAGCTGAGAATGGATCTCCCCTCACAGAAACTGGATCTGGATTGGGt CTATGGTTACCGGGGACGGGACTGTCGAGCGAACCTTTACCTGTTGCCGTCTGGAGAAgcagtttattttattgcatgtgTGGTGGTTCTGTATCATATCAGCAACCAAACGCAAAGACATTACCAGAAACACACAGACTGCGTCAGATG TCTTGCCATCCACCCAGACAAGGTGCGTGTAGCATCCGGACAGACAGCGGGAGTAGACAAAGATGGCAAG CCTCTTCAGCCCTTTGTGCACATCTGGGACTCCAAAACGCTAGTGACACTGCAACAGATCGGCCTCGGCACATTTGAGCGAGGTGTCGGAGGCCTAGCATTTTCCAGTTCA gatGCTGGTACATTACTGTGTGTGATTGACGATTCCAATGAACACATGCTTTCTGTGTGGGACTGGAATAAAAACATAAAGCATCTTGAAGTTAAG agcacTAATGAGGCAGTTCTGGCTGTGGACTTCAGCCCAACAGACACCAACAACATCATCTCCTGTGGCAAGTCCCACGTCTACTTCTGGACCATGAGCGCTGGCACACTGACCAAGAAACAGGGCATCTTTGGA aaatacaAAAAGCCCAAGTTCGTCCTGTGCTTCGTGTTCAGTCTTACGGGTGACGTGTTGACTGGAGACTCTGAGGGGAACATTCTCACATGGGGAAAATCAGCTGCTGATACCAAAACTTTAGGAAAAGGAGCAAAGG AGACATTTCAGATCATGAAGCAGACGCGTGCTCACGAGGGCAGTGTTTTCGCTATGTGCATCCTGCAGGGTGGAGGTATACTCAGCGGTGGCGGCAAGGACCGCAAGGTCATCCGCTGGAGTGCAGACCTGGCACCTGAAAGAGAGTGTGAG ATTCCTGAGAAATTTGGTGCAGTTCGCACTATTGCGGATGTAGATGGAGAAGAACTGCTCGTTGGCACAACACGAAATGCAATCCTAAGAGGAACATTTTCGGATGGGTTTGTGGCCATTGTACAG GGTCATGTGGATGAAATGTGGGGTCTGGCCACACACCCCACTCAGAACATATTTCTTACATGTGGAAATGACcgacaagtgtgtgtgtggaatgcAGAGGACCACAAACTGGACTGGTGCACAACACTAGAG GAATCTGGCCTGTGTGCTGATTTCAGCCCAAATGGAGCGGTTGTCTCTGTTGGGCTGAGTACTGGAAG ATGGGTTGTACTGGATCTGCAAACCAAAGAAGTGGTGTCAGACCTGACTGATGGCAACGAGCAGCTGTCCGTAATGAGATACTCACCAG ATGGCAGCTTTTTGGCAGTTGGTTCCCATGACAACTTCATCTACATTTACAACGTCACTGAGGGTGGCCGGCGCTATACACGATTCGGAAAGTGCACA GGGCACTCCAGTTTCATTACTCACCTCGACTGGTCCAAAGATGGAAAATACATCATGTCCAACTCTGGAGATTATGAAATTCTATACT GGGATATTGCAAGTGGCTGTAAGCTGTTGAGGAACCGGTTTGAGAGTAAAGATCGAGAGTGGGCATCCTATACCTGTGTGCTTGGATTCCATGTCATGG GTGTGTGGCTCGAGGGATCAGATGGGACAGACATCAATGCCTTGTGTCGATCACACAGTGAGAGTATGGTGGCAGTTGCTGATGACTTCTGTAAGGTTCATTTGTTCCAGTATCCATGTCCCAAACCAAAG GCTCCAAGTTATAAGTACGAGGGTCATGGCAGTCATGTGACTAATGTTCGTTTCACACATAATGACAGTCACCTTCTGTCAATGGGCGGCAAAGACACCTGCATCCTCCAGTGGCGTGTTAAAGGGGCAGGGACTGGAGACCATTACAAAGAACATCTAGCTTCTTCCTCTTCTGTCTGCTCTTCTTCTAGCTCTCCAGTGAATGGAACATAG